Proteins from a single region of Chryseobacterium scophthalmum:
- a CDS encoding ankyrin repeat domain-containing protein — translation MKKILYSALLLFSVIISAQKNTLLQADFWKSKPNVEKVKQEISNGNSASEFNGSTFDPVSLALTNKAPLETVKFLLEQKGNAVDKLTHDGRIYLHWAAMAGNPEIIEYFISKGSDVNKLDTKGLTPLAFAAMFGLNDPKVYETFFKAGVNPKHKYKNGANILLLAIGNDKDGSLQKLFTSKGLSIKDVDDTGATAFDYAASFGNIELLKSLKNQGVKASDKALVNAATGTRAVTNTLSVYQYLIDEVKLNPSATNANGANALQIIARKNNQKEIIDYLISKGVDANKTDSEGNNALITASGGKDLENVKAIAAKTKNINAVNSNGESALTQAIQSGSAEIAKFLISNKADAKIVDAKGNNLAYYLIQSYRPGPQRGPDEFSEKLNILQSNNINVTASQKDGNTLLHLAIAKNDLDLLKKLSDLKIDVNSVNKESMTALQKAALVAKDDTILKYLVSLGANKTIKTEFDETAYDLASENESLKNNNVSIDFLK, via the coding sequence ATGAAAAAGATATTGTATTCTGCTCTATTATTATTTTCTGTAATAATCAGTGCCCAAAAAAACACTTTATTACAGGCAGATTTTTGGAAATCTAAACCTAATGTAGAAAAAGTAAAGCAAGAAATATCCAATGGAAACAGTGCTTCTGAATTTAATGGAAGTACTTTCGATCCGGTTTCTCTTGCCCTTACCAATAAAGCACCTCTGGAAACTGTAAAATTTCTTTTAGAGCAAAAAGGAAATGCAGTAGACAAGCTTACTCATGATGGTAGAATTTATCTTCACTGGGCTGCAATGGCTGGAAATCCTGAAATCATTGAATATTTTATTTCTAAAGGTTCTGATGTTAATAAATTAGATACAAAAGGTTTAACGCCTCTTGCTTTTGCTGCAATGTTTGGTTTAAATGATCCAAAAGTATACGAAACATTCTTCAAAGCTGGTGTAAATCCGAAACACAAATATAAAAACGGAGCCAATATTTTGCTATTGGCAATTGGAAATGATAAAGATGGTTCTTTACAAAAACTTTTCACGTCAAAAGGTCTGTCTATAAAGGATGTAGATGACACCGGAGCAACTGCTTTTGATTATGCGGCGAGCTTCGGCAATATCGAGCTTTTAAAATCATTAAAAAACCAGGGTGTAAAAGCTTCAGATAAAGCTTTGGTCAATGCTGCAACAGGAACAAGAGCAGTTACGAATACGCTTTCTGTTTATCAATATTTAATTGATGAAGTAAAGTTAAATCCTTCTGCAACCAATGCAAACGGAGCAAACGCTTTACAGATTATTGCAAGAAAAAATAATCAGAAAGAAATCATCGATTATCTGATCAGCAAAGGAGTTGATGCCAATAAAACCGACAGTGAAGGAAATAATGCATTAATTACGGCTTCAGGAGGAAAAGATCTTGAAAATGTAAAAGCAATTGCAGCAAAAACCAAAAACATCAATGCTGTAAATTCTAATGGAGAATCTGCCTTAACTCAGGCCATTCAAAGTGGTTCTGCAGAGATCGCTAAATTTTTAATTTCAAATAAAGCTGATGCTAAAATTGTTGATGCAAAAGGAAATAATTTAGCTTATTATTTAATTCAGTCTTACAGACCTGGTCCACAAAGAGGTCCTGATGAATTTTCAGAAAAATTAAATATTCTTCAATCGAATAATATAAATGTTACTGCTTCACAAAAAGACGGTAATACACTGCTTCATTTAGCGATTGCAAAAAATGATCTTGATCTTCTGAAAAAATTGAGCGATCTAAAAATTGATGTAAATTCTGTTAACAAAGAAAGTATGACCGCTCTTCAAAAAGCAGCTTTGGTAGCAAAAGATGATACAATTTTAAAATATCTGGTTTCTTTGGGTGCCAATAAAACCATCAAAACAGAATTTGACGAAACCGCTTACGATCTTGCTTCAGAAAATGAAAGCTTAAAAAATAATAACGTATCAATCGACTTTTTAAAATAA
- a CDS encoding PepSY domain-containing protein, whose translation MTLSIWRYAHLTLAVLTFLFLIVASATGIILAYDAAQEKVQPYRVNDFSNINLAQSLPELRKVFPEITEISVDHNQFVTLEGLDDNGENIKAYIDPKTGKILGKPVEKSKFINWITSLHRSLFLKETGRFAVGVVSFLLMIISISGLILIIKRQNGIRHFFDNIKKDFFSQYLHVVSGRILLIPILVVSVTGTYLFLHRFELIPKGKNEKIVHKITNSETQIKLADFPIFKGTKLSKVKKIEFPFIEDDAEEFFVLKLKDREITVNQINGEIVKEEKYPLTLIYENLSLTFHTGRGSVLWSIVLGLSSIGILMFIYSGFVITFKRTRNKIKNKHKAENAEIVIFVGSENGSTLGFANKIHSQLLSDGKKSFITELNQYKLYPKAEHFIIFTSTYGLGEAPTNASNFKKLLKEISQNQKIKYSVVGFGSKSYEDFCGFAIEVDQLLSEQNWAESQLELFTVNDKSTAEFTEWAKKWSYETIIPLATAPSLYSEKVPSLKKMKVVGKSEIVDEVTTFKVILKPNSLVKFKSGDLLAIYPENDHKERFYSIGKVNGAIQLVVKLHENGLGSGFLHRLKENHEIKARIIKNSEFHFPKKASEVTMIANGTGIAPFLGMIEEQSGKTKTHLYCGFRKSSELTVNYEYFAHENIKKGKLTSFNLAFSREEKSQYVMDLVERDAELFINSLENGGFIMICGALKMQHDVEDTLRKLCALKNKDYETYKANGQILTDCY comes from the coding sequence ATGACCTTATCAATTTGGAGGTATGCCCATTTAACTTTAGCAGTACTTACATTCCTGTTTTTAATCGTAGCTTCTGCCACAGGAATTATTTTAGCTTATGATGCTGCACAGGAAAAAGTTCAGCCTTATCGAGTTAACGATTTCAGTAACATAAACCTTGCCCAGTCTTTACCGGAACTGCGCAAGGTTTTTCCGGAAATTACGGAGATTAGTGTTGATCACAATCAGTTTGTAACCTTGGAAGGTTTAGACGATAATGGTGAAAATATCAAAGCATACATCGATCCTAAAACCGGAAAAATTCTGGGAAAACCTGTTGAGAAAAGCAAATTTATCAATTGGATAACTTCGCTGCACCGTTCTTTATTTTTAAAAGAAACCGGAAGGTTTGCAGTTGGAGTTGTATCTTTTTTATTAATGATCATTAGTATTTCCGGGCTTATTTTGATTATCAAAAGACAAAATGGAATCAGACATTTTTTCGACAATATCAAAAAAGACTTTTTCTCACAATATTTGCATGTCGTTTCTGGAAGAATTTTATTAATTCCAATTTTAGTCGTTTCTGTAACAGGAACTTATCTTTTCCTGCATCGGTTTGAATTGATACCAAAAGGAAAAAATGAAAAGATTGTTCATAAAATTACTAATTCTGAAACTCAGATAAAGTTAGCAGACTTCCCTATTTTTAAGGGAACAAAACTCAGCAAAGTAAAAAAAATAGAATTTCCTTTTATTGAAGATGATGCTGAAGAATTTTTTGTTTTAAAACTAAAAGACAGAGAGATTACCGTCAACCAAATCAATGGTGAAATTGTAAAGGAGGAAAAATATCCACTTACTCTTATTTATGAAAACCTAAGTTTAACCTTTCATACAGGTCGTGGAAGCGTTCTTTGGTCAATCGTTTTAGGTCTTTCTTCTATTGGAATCTTGATGTTTATTTATTCAGGTTTTGTCATTACTTTTAAACGAACCAGAAATAAAATTAAGAATAAACACAAAGCTGAAAATGCAGAAATTGTGATTTTTGTAGGTTCAGAAAACGGTTCAACTTTAGGTTTTGCCAATAAAATTCATTCTCAACTTTTATCAGACGGAAAAAAATCATTCATTACAGAGCTTAATCAATATAAATTATATCCTAAAGCAGAACACTTTATCATTTTTACTTCAACCTATGGTTTAGGTGAAGCTCCAACAAATGCTTCCAATTTCAAGAAACTTTTAAAAGAAATTTCTCAGAATCAAAAGATTAAATATTCTGTAGTTGGTTTTGGATCAAAATCTTATGAAGATTTTTGTGGTTTTGCAATTGAAGTTGACCAATTATTATCTGAACAAAACTGGGCAGAATCTCAGCTTGAACTTTTTACAGTCAACGATAAATCAACGGCAGAATTTACAGAATGGGCAAAGAAATGGAGCTATGAAACAATAATTCCTTTGGCAACTGCACCATCTTTATACAGCGAAAAAGTTCCTTCTTTAAAGAAAATGAAAGTTGTTGGTAAAAGTGAAATCGTTGATGAAGTGACTACTTTTAAAGTGATTTTAAAACCAAATTCATTAGTAAAATTTAAATCCGGAGATTTGCTTGCCATTTATCCTGAAAATGATCATAAAGAGAGATTCTATTCTATTGGAAAAGTTAACGGAGCCATTCAGCTGGTTGTAAAACTTCATGAAAATGGTCTTGGATCAGGATTTTTGCATCGTTTAAAAGAAAATCATGAAATAAAAGCAAGAATTATTAAAAATTCAGAATTCCATTTTCCTAAAAAGGCTTCTGAAGTAACTATGATTGCAAACGGAACCGGAATTGCACCATTTTTAGGAATGATTGAGGAGCAAAGCGGAAAAACAAAAACTCATTTATATTGTGGTTTCAGAAAATCAAGTGAATTGACTGTTAATTATGAATATTTTGCTCATGAAAATATCAAAAAAGGAAAATTAACGTCTTTTAATTTGGCATTTTCTAGAGAAGAAAAATCTCAGTATGTAATGGATCTGGTTGAAAGAGATGCCGAATTGTTTATCAATTCATTAGAAAACGGAGGTTTTATCATGATTTGTGGTGCTCTTAAAATGCAGCATGATGTGGAAGATACTTTAAGAAAGTTGTGTGCCCTGAAAAATAAAGATTACGAAACTTATAAAGCAAACGGACAAATTTTAACCGACTGTTATTAA
- a CDS encoding lmo0937 family membrane protein, whose product MKSVLWLVAVICIVIWLLGMLNIIPGISTNYLIHVLLVIAVIVVLYNIISGRKPLD is encoded by the coding sequence ATGAAAAGCGTATTATGGTTAGTAGCCGTCATTTGTATTGTTATTTGGCTTTTAGGAATGCTAAACATTATCCCCGGAATTAGCACCAATTATTTAATTCATGTTTTATTGGTAATTGCTGTAATTGTAGTTCTATACAATATTATTTCCGGCAGAAAGCCTTTAGATTAG
- a CDS encoding SemiSWEET transporter — protein MNVEILGLIAGALTAIASMPQLIKVIKTKNVEDISWLMLVILISGLSLWIWYGFEQDELPIILSNSFAVLVNLTLLICYFIFKDKN, from the coding sequence ATGAATGTAGAAATTTTAGGATTAATTGCCGGTGCTTTAACTGCTATCGCATCAATGCCGCAACTCATCAAAGTAATCAAAACAAAAAATGTAGAGGATATTTCTTGGTTGATGCTTGTGATTCTGATTTCCGGACTTTCACTTTGGATTTGGTATGGTTTTGAGCAGGATGAATTGCCTATTATTTTATCAAATTCATTTGCCGTTTTGGTAAACCTGACCTTATTGATCTGTTATTTTATTTTTAAAGATAAAAATTGA
- a CDS encoding SDR family oxidoreductase, with amino-acid sequence MNRLQLNGKTALITGADSGIGKSAALLFAEEGANIAIIFHSDIEDAEKTKSEIEYLGRQCMIFKGDVNDSSFCQKTTEEVIDKWGSIDILVNNAGIQFPSDDITKLKEEDIRTTFNSNIIGMILLTKAVFPYLKEGSSIINTTSAVAYQGHEELLDYAATKGAIVSFTRSLALQAKPKGIRVNAVAPGPVATPLTEETFNEKEEDENKPPLQRNASTEEIAPSYLFLATSASAQMTGQVLHPNGGIIVNG; translated from the coding sequence ATGAATAGATTACAACTTAATGGTAAAACAGCTTTAATTACCGGAGCCGACAGCGGAATAGGAAAATCAGCAGCTTTACTTTTTGCAGAAGAAGGCGCCAATATTGCGATTATTTTTCATTCGGATATTGAAGATGCCGAAAAAACAAAGAGTGAGATTGAATATTTGGGACGCCAATGCATGATCTTTAAAGGAGATGTAAATGACAGCAGTTTCTGTCAAAAAACAACAGAAGAAGTGATTGACAAATGGGGAAGTATTGATATTTTGGTTAATAACGCAGGAATTCAGTTTCCAAGTGACGATATTACCAAGCTAAAAGAAGAAGATATTCGCACTACTTTTAATTCAAACATCATCGGAATGATTCTTCTTACAAAAGCGGTTTTTCCTTATTTAAAAGAAGGAAGCTCTATCATCAATACGACTTCTGCAGTAGCTTACCAAGGTCATGAAGAATTACTGGATTATGCAGCAACTAAAGGAGCGATTGTTTCTTTTACAAGATCTTTGGCTTTACAGGCAAAACCGAAAGGAATAAGAGTAAATGCAGTTGCTCCGGGACCAGTTGCAACACCGCTTACAGAAGAAACTTTTAACGAAAAAGAGGAAGATGAGAATAAACCACCGTTGCAGAGAAATGCAAGTACTGAAGAAATTGCACCGTCTTATCTTTTTTTGGCAACCTCCGCTTCAGCACAAATGACAGGACAGGTTCTGCATCCCAATGGTGGAATTATTGTTAACGGATAA
- a CDS encoding serine hydrolase domain-containing protein — MNKFLLPILFSVVITVNAQEKTKTDKLDSLFTKNYEDKIFNGNVLIAEKGKIIFQKSFGVADYETKRLLNNTTIFELASVSKQFTAMGIVLLEKQGKLKYDDPISKFIPELSFYKNITVRNLLNHTGGLPDYIGLFQKNWDKSKFATNKDIVTEFAKYKPEINFQPNEKYEYSNTGYALLGYIIEKASGKTFGDYLEANIFKPLGMKNTFVYRSRFQPKVIENYAKGFIENDFGSIISPDDLGKSYYTYYLDGMVGDGMVNSTTEDLLKWDRSLYTDKLVNEKDKAIIFQGTKLNDGKMTNYGFGWQIGENKEYGKVVAHSGSWAGYTNYIERNLSKDQTIIILQNIDTHKTEIPAQSARKIINNEKIIVTTAKKAVYSDKELNQFLGVYSAENFPMKVTITKENNVLYAQATGQDKFPTEALENNIFTFDLAGIKLIFNPEKNEMILEQEEDKTLFKKE; from the coding sequence ATGAATAAATTTCTTCTTCCGATATTATTTTCAGTCGTAATTACCGTCAATGCTCAAGAAAAAACTAAAACGGACAAACTCGACAGTCTTTTCACAAAAAATTATGAAGACAAAATCTTTAATGGAAATGTCTTAATTGCTGAAAAAGGGAAAATTATTTTCCAAAAAAGCTTTGGAGTTGCAGATTATGAAACGAAAAGACTTCTGAATAATACAACAATTTTTGAACTGGCTTCTGTTTCCAAACAATTTACAGCAATGGGAATTGTTTTGCTTGAAAAACAGGGAAAGTTAAAATATGATGATCCTATTTCTAAATTTATCCCTGAACTTTCTTTCTATAAAAATATTACAGTAAGAAATCTTTTAAACCACACAGGCGGACTTCCGGATTATATAGGATTATTTCAAAAAAACTGGGATAAATCAAAGTTTGCAACAAACAAAGACATCGTCACAGAATTTGCAAAATACAAACCAGAAATTAATTTTCAACCCAATGAAAAATATGAATACAGCAATACAGGTTATGCTCTTTTAGGATATATTATTGAAAAAGCTTCGGGAAAGACTTTTGGAGATTATTTAGAAGCAAATATTTTTAAACCTTTGGGTATGAAAAATACTTTTGTTTACAGAAGTAGATTTCAGCCAAAAGTTATAGAAAATTATGCAAAAGGATTTATCGAAAATGATTTTGGATCTATTATTTCACCTGACGATTTGGGAAAATCATACTACACTTATTATCTTGACGGAATGGTAGGTGACGGAATGGTCAATTCTACCACAGAAGATCTTTTAAAATGGGACAGAAGTTTATACACCGATAAATTGGTGAATGAAAAAGATAAAGCCATTATTTTTCAGGGAACAAAACTTAATGATGGAAAAATGACGAATTATGGTTTTGGTTGGCAAATTGGAGAAAATAAAGAATACGGTAAAGTAGTCGCGCATTCCGGATCTTGGGCTGGGTATACCAATTATATAGAAAGAAATTTATCTAAAGACCAAACTATTATTATTTTACAAAATATAGACACTCACAAAACAGAGATTCCTGCTCAAAGTGCAAGAAAAATTATTAATAATGAAAAAATTATTGTTACAACGGCTAAAAAAGCAGTTTACAGTGATAAAGAACTTAATCAATTTTTAGGAGTTTATTCTGCAGAAAATTTTCCGATGAAAGTCACCATTACAAAAGAAAACAATGTTTTGTATGCTCAAGCAACAGGACAAGATAAATTCCCAACAGAAGCTTTAGAAAACAATATATTTACATTTGATTTGGCAGGAATTAAATTAATTTTCAATCCTGAAAAAAATGAAATGATTCTTGAGCAAGAAGAAGATAAAACGTTATTTAAAAAAGAATAA
- a CDS encoding FAD:protein FMN transferase: protein MKNLRNFSQLFLILLSSSMFAQVERSRLVTLMGSKFEITLVDKDSLSAEKNIDKSIDEIRRIENLISEWKPETQISEVNRNAGIKPVKVDPEVFALTEKGIYFSNLTDGAFDISIVAMDKIWKFDDSMNELPSEESIKNSVKNVGYQNIILDKTNSTIFLKNKGMKIGFGSIGKGYTADKTRELMKSFGVKAGIINASGDISTWGNQPDGKPWAIGINNPFKDDKIAAVLFLNENAVTTSGSYEKYAEIHGKRYSHIMNPKTGYPSTGLTSVTVVGPNATMANGFSTSIMVLGKKEGLKLIKKFPEYQYLLITDSGKIIKNLNN from the coding sequence ATGAAAAACCTGAGAAATTTCTCCCAATTATTTTTGATTTTACTTTCTTCATCAATGTTTGCTCAAGTTGAAAGAAGCAGATTGGTTACTTTAATGGGAAGTAAATTTGAAATTACTTTGGTCGATAAAGATTCTCTTTCGGCAGAAAAAAACATTGATAAATCTATAGATGAAATCCGGAGAATTGAAAATTTAATTTCAGAATGGAAACCGGAAACTCAGATCTCGGAAGTTAACAGAAATGCAGGAATAAAGCCGGTGAAAGTTGATCCCGAAGTTTTTGCTTTAACAGAAAAAGGAATTTATTTTTCTAATTTAACTGACGGAGCTTTCGACATCAGCATCGTTGCAATGGATAAAATCTGGAAGTTTGATGATTCTATGAACGAATTACCTTCTGAAGAATCTATCAAAAATTCTGTGAAAAATGTCGGTTATCAAAATATTATTTTAGATAAAACTAATTCTACTATTTTTCTTAAAAATAAAGGAATGAAAATAGGTTTCGGATCGATAGGAAAAGGTTATACTGCTGATAAAACCAGAGAATTGATGAAAAGTTTTGGAGTAAAAGCAGGAATCATCAATGCTTCAGGTGACATTTCAACTTGGGGAAATCAACCCGACGGAAAACCTTGGGCAATTGGAATTAATAATCCTTTTAAAGATGATAAAATTGCTGCAGTTCTTTTTTTAAATGAAAATGCCGTTACCACTTCGGGAAGTTATGAGAAATATGCAGAAATTCACGGCAAAAGATATTCTCACATTATGAATCCCAAAACAGGCTATCCTTCAACCGGGTTAACAAGCGTTACCGTTGTGGGACCTAATGCAACAATGGCCAATGGCTTCAGTACATCAATAATGGTTTTAGGAAAAAAAGAAGGTCTAAAGCTGATAAAAAAATTCCCTGAATATCAATATTTGTTAATTACTGATTCAGGGAAAATTATTAAAAATTTGAATAATTAA
- a CDS encoding cryptochrome/photolyase family protein — translation MNKINIFWFRRDLRLSDNTGLNAALQSDQKILPIFIFDTAILDQLENKSDRRVDYIHQALEKINNELKSHQSGIKTYLGKPLEIFKEIINEFDVETVFCNRDYEPNAIKRDQEISDFLHKNKINFKDYKDQVIFEKNEIVKNDGLPYTVYTPFSKKWKEKFHQTEIHLAKINFKNFYSFKTKDIHTLKEIGFEKTDMVFIEPVLDKNVIETYDKNRDFPALNQTTRLGIALRFGTISIRKCVKYASENNETWLNELIWREFFMQILYHFPKVVTKCFKEKYENIQWRNNEEEFKLWCEGKTGYPIVDAGMRQLNETGFMHNRVRMVVASFLTKHLLIDWRWGEAYFAEKLLDYELSSNNGNWQWAAGCGCDAAPYFRIFNPSEQTKKFDKDLKYITQWNPEKHAVKAPIIEHSFARNRALETYKKAVKE, via the coding sequence ATGAACAAAATTAATATATTCTGGTTTCGCAGAGATTTGAGGCTTTCGGATAATACAGGTCTCAATGCCGCACTACAATCCGATCAGAAAATACTTCCAATTTTTATATTTGATACCGCAATTTTAGATCAGCTTGAAAACAAATCAGACCGAAGAGTTGATTATATTCATCAGGCTCTCGAAAAAATCAATAATGAACTCAAAAGCCACCAATCAGGAATCAAAACTTATCTCGGTAAACCACTAGAAATTTTCAAAGAAATCATCAACGAATTTGATGTTGAAACTGTTTTCTGTAACCGAGATTATGAACCAAATGCAATAAAACGCGATCAGGAAATTTCAGATTTTCTCCATAAAAACAAGATCAATTTTAAAGATTATAAAGATCAGGTCATCTTTGAAAAAAATGAAATTGTAAAAAACGATGGTTTGCCTTACACGGTTTACACGCCGTTTTCAAAAAAATGGAAAGAAAAATTTCATCAAACTGAAATTCATTTAGCAAAAATTAACTTTAAAAATTTTTATTCATTTAAAACTAAAGACATTCATACTTTGAAAGAAATTGGTTTTGAAAAAACAGATATGGTTTTCATTGAACCTGTTCTAGATAAAAATGTGATAGAAACTTATGACAAAAACAGAGATTTTCCGGCTTTAAATCAAACGACACGATTGGGAATTGCTTTGCGTTTTGGAACAATTTCTATCAGAAAATGTGTAAAATATGCTTCAGAAAATAACGAAACCTGGCTGAATGAATTAATTTGGAGAGAATTTTTTATGCAGATTCTGTATCATTTTCCAAAAGTTGTCACAAAATGCTTTAAAGAAAAATATGAAAATATTCAATGGCGAAATAATGAAGAAGAATTTAAACTCTGGTGTGAAGGAAAAACCGGTTATCCAATTGTAGATGCAGGAATGCGACAGCTCAATGAGACCGGATTTATGCATAATCGAGTAAGAATGGTTGTCGCGAGCTTTCTTACCAAACACCTTCTCATCGATTGGAGATGGGGCGAAGCTTATTTTGCCGAAAAACTTTTAGACTACGAGCTTTCTTCCAACAACGGAAACTGGCAATGGGCTGCGGGTTGTGGTTGCGATGCGGCACCTTATTTCAGAATATTTAATCCGAGTGAACAAACTAAAAAGTTTGATAAAGATTTAAAATATATTACTCAGTGGAATCCTGAGAAACACGCTGTAAAAGCGCCTATCATTGAACATTCTTTTGCTAGAAACAGAGCTTTGGAGACTTATAAAAAAGCAGTAAAAGAATAA
- a CDS encoding DUF421 domain-containing protein — MFLVTFLNFTWKELFLGTEDWGFLLEIVLRTIIMFLTIIISLRVLGKRGVKQLSIFELVVIIGLGSAAGDPMFYKEVGIVSSMLVFLVIIILYSSITALIGRFKKIENLFEGKAICLIEHGVFAIENFKKENLGSDEFFAELRVKGISHLGQIEFAIEEVSGEISVFFNEDKEVKYGLPIMLNSLDHPMKYIKKEGHYSCTFCGFTEKKEEGNAGSCKNCGKENWVEASNKIRVT; from the coding sequence ATGTTTTTAGTAACTTTTTTAAACTTTACCTGGAAAGAATTATTCTTGGGAACCGAAGATTGGGGATTTCTTCTGGAAATTGTACTTCGTACGATCATTATGTTTCTTACCATTATTATAAGTCTTCGGGTTTTAGGGAAAAGAGGGGTGAAGCAACTTTCAATCTTCGAGTTGGTTGTGATTATCGGATTAGGTTCTGCAGCCGGAGATCCTATGTTTTATAAAGAAGTGGGAATAGTCTCGTCGATGCTTGTTTTTTTGGTCATCATTATTTTGTATTCTTCTATTACAGCATTGATTGGAAGATTCAAAAAAATTGAAAATTTATTTGAAGGAAAGGCAATATGTCTTATTGAGCACGGAGTTTTTGCCATCGAAAATTTTAAAAAAGAAAACCTAGGAAGTGATGAGTTTTTTGCAGAATTAAGAGTGAAAGGTATTTCTCATTTAGGTCAGATTGAGTTTGCTATTGAAGAAGTTTCCGGAGAAATAAGTGTTTTCTTTAATGAAGATAAAGAGGTAAAATACGGACTTCCGATCATGCTGAATTCTTTGGATCATCCAATGAAATATATCAAAAAAGAAGGACATTATTCTTGTACATTTTGCGGTTTTACAGAAAAAAAAGAAGAAGGAAATGCTGGAAGCTGTAAAAATTGTGGCAAAGAAAATTGGGTTGAAGCCAGCAACAAAATAAGAGTGACATAA
- a CDS encoding DUF2271 domain-containing protein encodes MKYFKIQALGILMTLFCAGFANAQASKYKCMLQLTSYGGEGAYVVVSLINPKGAYEKTLYVMGPDTKWHDTLKEWHKFQSKKPVKLNAITGASVADGDRSISTFSIEDKYLNKGYKVRFETAVEDKKYNVSDVELPFTTEGITTKTEGKGYIRYVKLNKL; translated from the coding sequence ATGAAATATTTTAAAATTCAGGCTTTAGGAATTTTAATGACCTTATTTTGTGCAGGTTTTGCCAATGCACAGGCTTCAAAATATAAATGTATGCTTCAGTTGACCAGTTATGGCGGTGAAGGTGCTTATGTTGTAGTTTCTTTAATTAACCCAAAAGGTGCTTACGAAAAAACACTTTATGTGATGGGTCCTGATACAAAATGGCATGATACATTGAAAGAATGGCACAAATTTCAGAGTAAAAAACCTGTAAAATTAAATGCAATTACTGGAGCTTCTGTAGCAGATGGAGACAGAAGTATCTCTACGTTTTCTATTGAAGACAAATATCTGAACAAAGGTTACAAAGTACGTTTTGAAACGGCTGTTGAAGATAAAAAATACAATGTTTCAGATGTAGAACTACCTTTTACAACTGAAGGTATTACAACAAAAACAGAAGGAAAAGGTTACATTCGATATGTAAAACTTAATAAGTTATAA